Proteins encoded by one window of Lepeophtheirus salmonis chromosome 3, UVic_Lsal_1.4, whole genome shotgun sequence:
- the LOC121114103 gene encoding sequestosome-1: MDLNFKVSSYLKSESPEVRRFPLVEPVTLESFRSEVSELLEESCFMVHWRDEESDEVTVKTENEFQLALQSMGPSTPKFIITPLRVKSSSSFGSGETHSSVICDVCESRVKGFRYKCLTCEDYDLCSKCEAQCHHSDHRFIRIPTPKDNIPRHHLSFFRRMTGGESPPGSNEGVNHPSHEKCHFVPHFANLFKHFDSTLSDALLGSIGNPYTGGFTQNTTTTNTTTTNNDNKKKVPTKKGSNQSINGDEKDDSTGTRVPINITCSKAAEIVDNKVVKPEEESTKKEVTVTASAKDDVSESDSDQEEWTKLEDVEKSFFEVPIKVAGKGGEENVKSGASSHSTSSTASTSQNGMTVTSNSSDNKEHKVDIQMTNKPFDGTHDDPRVDVARQAMLNMGFTDDGGWLTKLLETKGGDIGLTLDVIQRRKD, translated from the coding sequence ATGGATCTTAATTTTAAAGTGTCTTCATATCTTAAAAGTGAATCCCCTGAGGTCCGCCGTTTCCCTCTTGTGGAGCCTGTAACGTTGGAGTCTTTTCGGTCTGAAGTCTCCGAGTTGTTGGAAGAATCCTGTTTTATGGTACATTGGCGTGACGAGGAGTCGGATGAAGTGACAGTGAAGACTGAGAATGAATTTCAACTCGCTCTTCAATCCATGGGGCCATCCACCccaaaatttattatcacaCCTCTTAGAGTGAAGTCTTCATCATCATTTGGATCTGGAGAAACTCATTCTTCTGTGATTTGTGATGTTTGTGAGTCACGGGTCAAAGGTTTCCGTTACAAGTGTTTGACATGTGAGGATTATGATCTATGTTCCAAATGTGAGGCTCAATGCCATCATAGTGACCACCGATTCATTAGAATTCCTACGCCAAAGGATAATATTCCTAGACACCACTTAAGTTTTTTCCGAAGAATGACTGGCGGAGAGTCTCCTCCAGGGAGCAATGAAGGAGTAAATCATCCTTCACATGAAAAATGCCATTTTGTTCCTCACTTTGCTAATTTGTTTAAACACTTTGACAGCACGCTCTCTGATGCCTTATTGGGATCCATTGGAAATCCTTACACCGGTGGATTTACTCAAAATACAACCACAACGAACACAACCACAACTAACAACGACAACAAAAAGAAAGTCCCCACCAAAAAAGGATCCAATCAATCAATTAACGGTGACGAGAAAGATGATTCAACCGGAACTCGAGTTCCCATTAATATTACCTGTAGTAAAGCTGCAGAAATTGTTGATAATAAAGTAGTCAAGCCTGAAGAAGAATCCACTAAAAAAGAGGTAACCGTAACAGCATCAGCCAAGGATGATGTCTCTGAGTCTGACTCTGATCAAGAAGAGTGGACAAAATTAGAGGATGTAGAGAAATCCTTTTTCGAAGTTCCCATTAAGGTTGCGGGCAAGGGAGGAGAAGAAAATGTAAAGAGTGGGGCTTCAAGTCACTCAACATCGTCTACAGCTTCCACTTCTCAAAATGGAATGACTGTCACCTCCAACTCTTCGGATAACAAAGAACATAAGGTAGACATTCAAATGACAAATAAGCCATTTGATGGGACTCATGATGATCCAAGGGTTGATGTAGCAAGGCAAGCTATGTTGAATATGGGATTTACTGATGATGGAGGATGGTTGACCAAGTTATTGGAGACCAAGGGTGGAGATATTGGGCTGACTCTTGATGTCATTCAACGTCGAAaggattaa